CTTGACTTTTCCCAACTGTGCTAAAGTGCCCATATTCAGGCTACACATTTCAGGATTTGCATAGACAGATTGAAGTCGCTCTTCAACGCTCATGCCTGGCCCTCCACCAGTAGTATTGTTGATTATAATATCAGAAGAGAGTTCTCTGATTCTTTTATTGATATCATAATAGATGTCCTTATCTCCTATCGCATTTGCATAACCTTTTTTTGGATCCCTTGCATGCACGTGGACTATTGAGGCACCTGCTTCATATGCTTCGAATGTTGACTGTGCTTGTTCTTCAGGGGTTTCTGGCATATTTGGATTGGACTCTTTTCCCTGCCATCCACCAGTTATTGCACAAGATATTATCAGTGGTGGCATTTCGAACTTCTCATAAAGCCCAAGGTATTCACGGGGGTTATTATAATCCCAAGTTAATTTGTACGGCTTATCCATTTTAACACGCCTTGAATAAGTAAATTCTAGTTTTAAATATATATTCTTCGCAAGTTTGTCTAATATATGTCGACTATTTTAATTGAAAGATTTATCAATAAACTACAATATTTACGCACGCTTATTTTGAGAATAAAAGGTCTTGGTGAATAATAATGGCAGTATCTGTAATAAAGGCTGATGGATCAAGACAGTTGTTCGATCGAGAAAAGGTCATGCGCACTAGCATTAGAATGGGTGCTTCAAGAGCAGAGGCGGAAAATATTGCTAATGAGGTTGAAGCC
This Candidatus Bathyarchaeota archaeon DNA region includes the following protein-coding sequences:
- a CDS encoding 3-keto-5-aminohexanoate cleavage protein, which produces MDKPYKLTWDYNNPREYLGLYEKFEMPPLIISCAITGGWQGKESNPNMPETPEEQAQSTFEAYEAGASIVHVHARDPKKGYANAIGDKDIYYDINKRIRELSSDIIINNTTGGGPGMSVEERLQSVYANPEMCSLNMGTLAQLGKVK